The stretch of DNA TGCAACGTTCAGGTTCTGCGAAGGTTGATGTTGCCGGGAAGGCGACGACGGCCACGCAGCGGATGCTGCTGCGGCTCTCGGGgtgtctgccgccgccgcaaggtTGGTGGatcgaagaagaaaaaaaaggcccgTGGCTCTGGTTGCCTGCCCTGTCCGCGCCGCGCCGGTTGATTGGCTTGGAAACCAAGCGTGCAAAAGAGTCGGGGAGGTGCGTGTGCCCATGCATGCTCTCCTTcagaccttttttttttcagttcagtgtcaaattaattaattagcAGTAGCATGCGTTtttcaaactaaaaaaatgGTTATCGTGTACTAAAACAAAACGTTGGTGCATGTCTCCACTCCCCAGTGCCTCCCGGTGAACTTGTTTTTACCGTTGCCTCCCGGTGAACTTGATCACGGGTaggaaacttttttttttttgaaaaaggatCAACCCAGCATTTCTAGAAAGCATATGGGTAGGCAAATAATTCAGGGTGTTGGCCTAGCTGTGATTAGCCCGTCGGCATCCCACGTACCTGAAGATGGCTACAGCTTTAACGGGGGACGTGGCAGCGCTCCCCTGTTCAGAACGATACGCGTTGCTTGCCACCAAATTAGAAAATCGAACCTACGATATGAGGTGGGGAAAACAACGCCACGCGTGCACACGCCATTAACCGGATCGCGACTTCCCGAGCTGTAGACTGGCATCGATCGGCCCCGCGCCACGCACGCGGGCATGAATGGTCAccgacggcgcgcgcgcgccacctCGTTCTCAGCCTCACTGTCAGATACAATGCGTCGCTTGCTCACATGCATGCGCGGGCCAATCATTGATCGATCGTGCATCCCTGCACGAGTCCACAATCATCTGTGCGCGATCACCACAATCCCCGGAATTGGAGCTCAAAACAAGCGCGCCAGGCGACGACGAAGAGTACATGAGCTTCGCCGTAGCACGCTCATAAGAATGGCAAcaatggcggccggccggccggccggcggggcacgcggcgggaCACGTACGCTGGCGGCACGCGCGCCGTGGCACGGGTGTGGATCGAGCGCCCGATGCCGGCGGCCGGGGGATTAATGGCCGAGCTCGGGAGGTAGCTCGATCCGGGCCAGGGGGTGTAGCGAAGTCGTCGTACGCCTTTTGCCCGGACGCGACTGTTCACTGGACCCTCCGGGTCTCTCTTTCCCCGGCCTCGCAATTAGTCGGCGCCGCCCGGGATCACATCAGATCGGTCATGCTAGGGCGTCCACGGGGAGCAAGGCTAGTCCGCTGGACAGATTAATTCAGTGGCCTCGCTCTCATTTTACCGCCCCCGGCACGGGAGTTACCGAGCATTGACAGGTCTACTGGCTTTCTTCTGAAACCACTTGTTCAGAACGGGCGTAGCCGCGTAGGTGTGCACCAAACGATGCAGAGCAAGGGTTCATGCGTCCGGCACCAAACTTGAAGGTAAAGACACGCCGGCGCAGTCGCGGAGAGATTCTTGGCAGTTGGCACCTTTGTCAGTTCCTTACCCCCCTTCCCTTGTACATACCTGCGCTGCAGTTGTCCTGGTTCCTGGGCCCGAGGGCCATCCATGTAGTTGTGCAGAGATCAAGCTTGTCGATCTGCTCCGCGAGACGGCGAGAGGGAGGATGGCAACAAAAGGTAGTAGCAACCACAAGAGAAATCGTATGTTTTCAGCGAGTTCCCAAAACCATTAGAAAAACCGGTGGTTGTAGATACGTACAGATCAAAGTCCCACAAAAAGAAGCAGCCTTTCCTGAGACGTGCTACTGCCAATTTATACAAGGCAGTACCAAGGACTCTGTATCGAAATCATTGATGAGCATGACTGGCTGTATTTTAATCTGGTCAGCAAAGAAACGTGACTGCAAACACAAAGACTTCAAGACCCTCGTTTTGATGCAAAACTAAGACTGcggcttttcaaaaaaaaaatctaacactGCATTTGTTGGAAACAAGCAAATTAGAACCAATCCATACAGCTGATGCAACCATCGTAATGGAGGCGGACACAGCCGTTGAACGTGAATGAACGCATCTCTGATCCTTGCCGCCTTCTTGATCGGCTTTGAAACTGAAAGATACGTGACGGCACCGTCGTTACAACCCGTACTCCAATCGGTTGCTACTACTAGATTGATTGGCGGTTGCAGAGGAGGAGAAAAGCCTGGGATCCAGGCCAAGCGATGCTGGTGGGAGGTCGCCCTCGCCGGGCGCCTGGCTGGCTCGCTCCGAGGCTCATGATGATTGCGAGCATCAAGAGTTCAAGACGGACCCTTCGGATTGCATTCCAGCAAGTAACGGGAGCTTACAGTATCTGTGCTGTCGCCATTAGGTGGCCTTAAAATCCCTCGGCTTCTTTCGGCGTCTCGATGGAAAGATTGGTGAACAGGGCTCCTGGCTGATCGTAGAGGTCTATGGACACCTGACGTCTCTGCATTCTTGACACCTGTGTTGGGCACCTTGCCATTTCTTCCTCAGCTTCTGCCGTGTCCCTGTCCTTTCTGGTGCTGTTTTTGGGTTGTTAGTTTCAAGTGGGACTCGGAGCGACAGGATACCATGATAGTGTACAGGCTTTTTGTTTTAGTATATGTGATTTCTACGCAACATAAAGGAGAGGGAAATGTTAGGAGTTGGGAGCATCcggtgtgtttttttttgttacggAGATATACAAGGTAGCCTCCGGCCTCTACCGGCAACGAGCAATGCAAGCAACTTCtgtaaacaaaaagaaaaaaacctcATCACACAAAGTCtaataactattttttattccagaatatttttttagaataatttttgtttcgaaataaatttGACTGGATTACACATGTGGGCCGGTTTGTTGGGCCAATTTAAACCCAAAATATGAAATCTAGAGTGGAGGAACCTTAGTGTGAGTCTGCTGGGGTAGGTTCACCTTAACATCGAGAGGTGAGAGGTAAAGTATCTACAAATTCCGAAGCCCAGACAATTGCGgccaaccaaacaaaaaataagCGCAGGCGACGAAAATGGGCCGCCTAACACAGTCGATGCAGGCCCAATAGAGGCCCGTCCCGTTCAACCCTGTCTGCCTCATgcgaggggtttttttttttggcgaagCAACTACGCTGAAACTCTGAAAGGCAGTCTCACATTCACATCCCGTAATCTGCGACGATCAAACGAGAGTGAAGAGCTGAAGACAGAACTATGTTTGTCGAAGAAGAGAGCACATGAccgcctcaaaaaaaaaaagtccacGACGACCGCCTCCTCTATCCTCTCCCTCTTCGTCTCCGATAGGTGATAGCGAGCGGCAGCCGCGCAGCCTCGCCCGTCCGGGCGCGGGTCAGCGCGCCCcagagcagcggcagcggcctcGCATTTGCGCAGCCAAGCTGagatgacgacgacggcgacgcgcgACCACGCGCCGCCGCACTCGCCGCAGCCGTCTCTGGCTGGGGACTGTCGCTTGGCACTGGCATGTGCTCGCCAGGCGCTGCTAGATGGCAGCACCATGGCACGCGCGCCTACATGACTCTCTGCGTGTGGGCCCCACCGGGCACCGCCGAAGTCAATCCCCAATCCCCACGCGCAGATAGCTCCGCCGCCAGAAGCCAGGACCAACATGAAACGATCAGGCAGCTTCGCCATGGCACGCGTACATTGCCAAATGCCAATCCGCCATACCAACTGCACAAGGATATACTACAATAGGGTGCGTGCATCCGGCACAGTGCACAACCACTCGTTcgttgggctggagctggagttggTGGTTGGAGTAGTGTGAggaaaaaaatactattggctggctggtgattagaagttggtgctggagcagtgtgagagaaaaatactgttgggctggaggcTGTTGGTGCTGCCGAACAGAGTGAACGTTTTCATCATCCagatcttctctttttttcatcatcatcactaagAAAGTTTTAGGAGCCACACAGATGCGCGCTCGAACTGCCGTGGGTGGTTCATCGGAGCAGGCTTGAGATGAGCCGCCACTTGAGGGTCCTGGAGGTGGACTGGTACGAGCGGGCCAGGAGGCCGGCCCCGATGCCGACGCCGAGGCAGATGCCCAGGCTGatgccgacgccgacgcggacCCCAGCGGTGAACCACGACAGCTCGCTGTACCCTTCGTCTTCGTCCAGACCTGCGGATCTCATGTAGAGGCTGCTGTCCTCGTCGTCCGCGTCCGGGTCGGGCTTGTAGCACCTGTACTCCGACTCCTGCACGCGACACGCAGCAAGCAGTTCAGGCGTTTTCAGTTCAGAGTTTTCTGCTAAAAAAAACGAAACTTCTCTGAATTTCAACGGAGGGCTGATTGACGGAATGAGCGCAGTGCGATCAGAATTCAGATTGTATACTAAAGATGCTAATTGGCAGACAAAGATCGGCGTACCTGCGGTTCATGCTCCGCCGGCGTTGGGCTCGTGTCCTCCGCCTGCTCGCCCCACTCCGGGATCGGGTCCAAGAACGCCTTCACCTGGCGCCGCCTCCGGAACCGCAGCTGCATCGCCTTGGTGAACACGATCGGCGTGCCCCGGAACACGCCGGCCACGTacacctccaccgccggcggctTCGCCTCCGTATCCCTGGCGCACCTCAGGAACCCTGTGCCCCTCTGCGTCGCGACCTGGCACTTCATCACCCAGCTCCTCTTCCCCTCGCCCTCCGCGTCGCACATCTCCAGGATCCCCACGAGGAGCCGCTCGTCCTTGTTGTGGACCTCGAACCGCACGCTGCCGGCCATCCTGACGGTCGCCGTGCTCACGAAGGTGGCCTCCTCCGACCTCGCGtcgacgcggccgcggcggagggagcaCGACACGGTGCTGCTGCCTTTGCCGCTGCTTATGCTTGGCTTCTGATCGGCGCCGCTCACTTCCAGGTCGGTGTCAGGTGTGAGCGGGATGTGGGTGAGCGTGAGGGTGTCCAGCATGG from Panicum virgatum strain AP13 chromosome 9K, P.virgatum_v5, whole genome shotgun sequence encodes:
- the LOC120646758 gene encoding uncharacterized protein At1g01500-like, encoding MGDITEPEAVAMAGPEPTSCLTLRVFYLRMSRCEVDESMLDTLTLTHIPLTPDTDLEVSGADQKPSISSGKGSSTVSCSLRRGRVDARSEEATFVSTATVRMAGSVRFEVHNKDERLLVGILEMCDAEGEGKRSWVMKCQVATQRGTGFLRCARDTEAKPPAVEVYVAGVFRGTPIVFTKAMQLRFRRRRQVKAFLDPIPEWGEQAEDTSPTPAEHEPQESEYRCYKPDPDADDEDSSLYMRSAGLDEDEGYSELSWFTAGVRVGVGISLGICLGVGIGAGLLARSYQSTSRTLKWRLISSLLR